The following nucleotide sequence is from Saimiri boliviensis isolate mSaiBol1 chromosome 6, mSaiBol1.pri, whole genome shotgun sequence.
ACCCTGGGGAGTGGCATGGAGGAGGAGCCTAGTGACTAGGTGGCCCCTGATTTCAGGTGGACCCTGCCCCATACCTCAGCCTGTGTGTGCATGACCCCTGTAGCACGCGGGAGCTCCAGCTTACCTACACTCTGGTGGCCACCAACATCCACCTGTGTGCCCACAGCTTTGTGCCCCTGGGCTCTCCACCATACTGTAAGGTGCCCCAGCCAGCTGGCACTCTGCCCTCTGTCTGGCATCTGCCTTCCAGCCAGAGGGAAAACCCGTCTCTTTCTTGCCGGGGAGGACAAATAATTGTCACTCAAGGAGCTAagagtcaaaacaaaacattgacacagcttggatgtgtccCCTGCAAATCTCTCACGGATGGCTTAGCACCCTCCGTTTGGTGAAGC
It contains:
- the LOC141584817 gene encoding apolipophorins-like isoform X1, whose amino-acid sequence is MLPDGSVARSLEELSLAWQVDGDCRATEKTQQACPGQSPACRAFFQDLRSSLGNCFWVVDPAPYLSLCVHDPCSTRELQLTYTLVATNIHLCAHSFVPLGSPPYCKVPQPAGTLPSVWHLPSSQRENPSLSCRGGQIIVTQGAKSQNKTLTQLGCVPCKSLTDGLAPSVW